The genomic region GTGGCGGCGGCTTCGCTGATTGCAGGATGCAGTGAGATGCCGCGCGCCTTATCGCCGGGAGGTTACATCGCTGCTCGGATCGCCAGCCTCTGGTGGTTCATGTTCGCTATCGGCGCAGCCGTATTCCTGGTAGTGACGGCATACCTACTTCTGGCACTGGCCAGGCGGCGCTCGGCCGAAGCGGCCGAACCGGGTGTAGGACCATGGCTGGTCACTTGGGGTGGGGCCATAGTCCCTGGAGCGATCGTCTTGGCCCTCATGGTCGCGACGGTCCACGCCCTGAGCGTTACCATGAACCCGATCCAGCCGGTCGGGCTCACCGTCGAAGTCTCTGCCTACCAGTGGTGGTGGGACGTTCACTATCCCGAGCAGGGCTTCAGAACCGCCAACGAGATTCACATCCCCGTGGGACGGCCAGTCCGGGTCATGCTACAGGGCGGCGATGTGATCCACTCCTTCTGGGTGCCCGAGTTGGCGGGAAAGACCGACATGATGCCGGGCGAGGTAACCCAGACCTGGCTCCAGGCAGACGAGGTGGGGACGTTCCGGGGCCTGTGTGCTGAGTTCTGCGGGCTGCAGCACGCTCAGATGCAGTTCCTGGTGATCTCTCACCCGGAGAGCGACTACGTCGCCTGGCTGGGGCAGCAGGCTCAGCCGGCACCGACGCCCGGATTCGAGAGCACGCTGCGCGGCCTCGAGATCTTCCTCAGCTCGGCCTGTGTCGGCTGCCACACCATCAGGGGGACCACTGCCATTGGCACGCTGGGCCCGGATCTCACTCACGTCGCTAGCCGAAAGGAGCTCGCTGCCGGCACAGTGGACAACACAGTCGGCAACCTCGCCGGCTGGATCCTGGATTCCCAAAGCCTCAAGCAGGGCAACCTCATGCCTCCCATGCCCATGCCTCCCGAGGACCTGCTGGCTCTTCTGAGCTACATGGAGACGCTCCGGTGATGTCCATGCCCCTGCCGCCGACCGGGAGACCAGCATGAAGGAAACCGTGAACTACCAGGAGCTGATGCGAGTCTGGCGGAACCCCACCGGCCTGGCGTCGCTGACCCTGGTCAATCATAAGGCAGTCGGGCTCCGCTACATCGTGACCGCGTTCGTGTTCTTCGGATTTGGCGGCCTCCTGGCCCTGACCATGCTGCTCCAGCTCTCCCGTCCCGGCCTCAGCATTCTGTCGCCCTACACCTACAACCAGTTCTTCACCATGCACGGGACGACTCAGATGTTCCTCTTCGCCGTCCCCGTCATGGAGGGCCTGGGTATCTACCTAGTTCCCCTGATGATCGGCGCCCGAGATGCAGCCTTTCCTCGCCTGAATGCCTTTGGCTACTGGGTGTACCTGATCGCTGGCGTCACTCTCTACGCCAGCCTGCTCCTGGGGCGCGCTCCAGATGCGGGCTGGTTCAACTACGTGCCCCTATCGGGCCCCGAGTATTCCCCCAATGTGAACATAGACTTCTACACCGCTGCCATCTCCTTTCTGGAGATCGCCGCTCTGGTAGCGGCCGTCGAACTCATAGTTACCATCTTCAAGCTGCGGGCCCCCGGCATGTCCATCAACCGCATGCCCCTGTTCGTGTGGGCCATCTTGGTAATGTCGTTCATGATCGTGTTCGCCTTCCCTCCGCTGGTGCTGGGATCCATCATGCTGCAACTGGATCGGATGGTGGGCACTCACTTCTTCAACGTGGCCGCCGGGGGCAACCCACTCCTATGGCAGCACCTGTTCTGGTGGTTCGGCCACCCCGAGGTCTACATCATTGCCATTCCCGCGTTCGGGATGATATCCATGGTCATACCAGTGTTCGCTCGGCGGCACATCATCGGCTATCTGCCGGTGGCCCTGTCCCTCCTGACCATCGGCCTGGTCAGCTTCGGCCTCTGGGTGCACCACATGTTCACTACCAGCGTCAGCTTCCTGGGCATGAGCCTCTTCGCCGCTGCCAGCATGGCCATCGCCATCCCGAGCGGCGTCCAGGTGTTCGCCTGGGTTGGCACCATCTACGAGAGCCGGCGGCTCCTCTGGCGGACGCCCCTGCTTTTCTCCTCCGGGTTCGTGGTCCTGTTCGTGCTCGGGGGAATCACTGGAGTCATGGTAGCCTCGGTGCCATTCGATTGGCAGGTGCAGGACAGCCATTTCGTCACCGCGCACTTCCACTACGTGCTGATCGGAGGGGCTGTGTTCCCTCTCTTCGCCGGCCTGTACTACTGGTACCCCAAGCTCACGGGCAGGTTGCTCGACGAACGCCTCGGGCGCCTGAGCTTCTGGCTCATGTTCGTGGGCTTCAACGTGGCCTTCTTCACCATGCACTACACTGGCTTCATGGGGATGCCCCGGCGGGTCTCCACCTACATGTTCGGCCGCGGGTGGGACACACCTATGCTCATCACCGCAGTGGGCGCGTTCGTGCTGG from Anaerolineae bacterium harbors:
- the coxB gene encoding cytochrome c oxidase subunit II, translated to MPRALSPGGYIAARIASLWWFMFAIGAAVFLVVTAYLLLALARRRSAEAAEPGVGPWLVTWGGAIVPGAIVLALMVATVHALSVTMNPIQPVGLTVEVSAYQWWWDVHYPEQGFRTANEIHIPVGRPVRVMLQGGDVIHSFWVPELAGKTDMMPGEVTQTWLQADEVGTFRGLCAEFCGLQHAQMQFLVISHPESDYVAWLGQQAQPAPTPGFESTLRGLEIFLSSACVGCHTIRGTTAIGTLGPDLTHVASRKELAAGTVDNTVGNLAGWILDSQSLKQGNLMPPMPMPPEDLLALLSYMETLR
- a CDS encoding cytochrome ubiquinol oxidase subunit I, with product MKETVNYQELMRVWRNPTGLASLTLVNHKAVGLRYIVTAFVFFGFGGLLALTMLLQLSRPGLSILSPYTYNQFFTMHGTTQMFLFAVPVMEGLGIYLVPLMIGARDAAFPRLNAFGYWVYLIAGVTLYASLLLGRAPDAGWFNYVPLSGPEYSPNVNIDFYTAAISFLEIAALVAAVELIVTIFKLRAPGMSINRMPLFVWAILVMSFMIVFAFPPLVLGSIMLQLDRMVGTHFFNVAAGGNPLLWQHLFWWFGHPEVYIIAIPAFGMISMVIPVFARRHIIGYLPVALSLLTIGLVSFGLWVHHMFTTSVSFLGMSLFAAASMAIAIPSGVQVFAWVGTIYESRRLLWRTPLLFSSGFVVLFVLGGITGVMVASVPFDWQVQDSHFVTAHFHYVLIGGAVFPLFAGLYYWYPKLTGRLLDERLGRLSFWLMFVGFNVAFFTMHYTGFMGMPRRVSTYMFGRGWDTPMLITAVGAFVLAAGIAVTLVAAISAHTRPADAPADPWGGGTLEWATASPPPPYNFEMIPAVNHRTPLWPATGQVGPADTYYHPRDDQRETIGTSILDAEPQQRVLLAGNSVWPVLLALAVAITFIGSIVTLVAVPIGAFLSFIAIAGWNWPREVGA